DNA from Variovorax sp. V213:
GCCCGCCACCGAGCAGCCCGGCACGGAGCATGACGTGCGGCCGCATCCGCACATCGGCCTCTCCACCGTCACCTACCTTTTCGAAGGCGCGATGATGCATCGCGACAGCCTTGGCAGCGTGCAGGAGATATTGCCCGGCGCCATCAACTGGATGACGGCGGGCCGCGGCATCGTGCACTCCGAGCGCAAGCCCGAACGCCTCAAGGCCGACACCTACGTGAATCACGGCCTGCAGCTCTGGGCTGCCTTGCCGCAGGTGCATGAAGAAACCGAGCCGAGCTTCGAGCACACGCCGGCCGGTGCCATTCCCGAGTTGGTGGAGCAGGGCGTGGCAGTGCGCGTGCTGGTGGGCGAGGCTTTCGGAAAGCGCTCGCCGGTCAAGACGCTGTCGAAGACGATCTATCTCGACATCGCGCTGCCAGCCGGCGGGCGCTTCGAGTTGCCTGCGCTGGCGCCCGAGCTGGCGGTCTATGCCGTCGATGCCGATGCAAGCGTCAATGGCGAGCCGGTGCCCGTGCACACGATGGCGGTGCTGCCCGATGGCCAGGGTGCGGTGCTGACTTCCGGCACCACCGCCGTGCGCCTGATGGTGATCGGCGGCGAGCCGCTCGATGGGCCGCGCTACATCACGTGGAATTTCGTTTCGAGCCGGCGCGAACGCATCCTCGAAGCCGGCTCCGACTGGGCCGCACAGCGCATGGGCCATGTGCCGGGCGAGACCGAGTTCATTCCGCTGCCGGGCAAGCCTTTTGGCGTGCGCGAGCCTGACGTGGGCACCACGCCCGTCTGACGGGTTCGCAAGAAGAGCGGCCCCCGGGCTGCGGGGGCTCAGTTCTTTCGTGCGAGGTCAGGGTCTTCAGAGGCGCGTGCGCTGGCCTTGTTGGAGCGCGCTCTCAGGTCGGGCGCCAGCGCCTCGCGGCCGTCGAACACGAAGCAGTCGCCCTTGTAGTGCGCGCCGCCGACCAGCTCGAAGTATTTGAGAATGCCGCCTTCGAGCTGCAGCACGTTCTCCACGCCTTCTTCGCGCATGAGGATGGCGGCCTTCTCGCACCGGATGCCGCCGGTGCAGAAGCTCACCACCGTCTTGCCCGCGAACTCTGCACGATGCTCGCGCAGCGCCGGCGGAAATTCGGTGAATTTATCGATGCGCCAGTCGATGGCGCCCTCGAAGCTGCCCTCGTCGACCTCGAAGGCGTTGCGCGTGTCGAGCAGGGCGATCTCGCGGCCTTCGTCGTCGTGCCCTTGGTCGAGCCAGCGCTTGAGCGTGGGCGCGTCCACGCCCGGCGCCCGCCCGGCGGCCGGCTGGATGGCCGGATGGTCCATGCGAATGATCTCGCGCTTGAGCTTGACCAGCATGCGGCGAAAGGGCTGCGCGGCGGACCAGCTTTCCTTGGTTTCGAGGTCGGCAAAGCGCGCATCGGCGCGCAGGCTGGCCATGAAGCTGCGTATCGCGTCGGGCAAGCCGGCCAGGAACAGGTTGATCCCCTCCGGAGCGAGCAGGATGGTGCCCATGAGGCCCTGGGCCAGTGCGCGCTCGCGCAGGTCTTCACGCAGCACGGGGCTGTCGTCGATGGCTACGAATTTGTAGGCCGCAATATTCAAAATCTCTTGCACGGGGCGTAATTGTAGGGATCGTCAACCCACATCGTGGAGTGCGGCTTTCTACAATGGAAGGATGTTTGTTCATCTGCGCCTGCACACCGAGTTTTCCGTCGTCGACGGCACCAACCGAATCGACGAAGTGGTCAAGGCTGCCGCTGCCGACAAGCAGCCCGCGCTCGCCATCACCGACCTGAACAACCTGTTCGGGGCGGTCAAGTTCTACAAGCAGGGGCGAGGCAAGGGCGTCAAGCCGGTCATCGGCGCCGAGATCTTCATCGAGGGGCTGGGCAAGGAGCCCGGCGTGCTCACGCGCATCGTGCTGCTGGTGCAGAACATGGAAGGCTACCTGCACCTGTCCGAGCTGCTGGCACGCGCCTGGACGCAGAACGTGGGCCGGGGCCAGTCGCAGGCCGCCTGCAAGCTCGAATGGCTCGAAGAATTGCAAGGCGGGCTGATTGCGCTTTCGGGCGCGCAGGCCGGCCCGCTGGGGCGCCACTGCTGCAAGGGCAGGAAGAACGCGCTGGCGAGCTGGCGCTGCAGCTGGCCGGAATGTTCCCGCACCGCTTCTACATCGAACTGCAGCGCGCAGGCCGTCCCGAGGACGAGGCGCATGTGATTGCCGCCGTGAAGCTCGCGGCGCGGCTGCGCCTGCCGGTGGTCGCGACGCATCCGGTGCAGTTTGCCGAACGCCAGGACTACGAGGCGCACGAGGCGCGCGTCTGTATCTCGGAAGGTGAAATCCTCGGCAACCCGCGCCGGGTGCGCAAGTTCACCGAGGAGCAGTACTTCAAGTCGAGCGCCGAGATGGAAGCGCTCTTTGCCGACGTGCCGAGCGCTCTCGCCAACACGGTCGAGATTGCCAAGCGCTGCAACCTGACGCTGGTGCTCGGCAAGCCGCAGCTGCCCGACTTTCCGACGCCCTTCGTCAGCGAAGGCGTTCGCATGCCGATCGACGAGTTTTTCCGCCAGGAGTCGTTTGAAGGCCTGGAAGCGCGTCTTGCGCATCTTTACCCCGACGTCGCCAAGCGCGATGCCGAGCGGCCGCGCTATGTGGAGCGCCTCGAGTTCGAGATCAACACGATCCTGAACATGGGCTTCCCCGGCTACTTCCTGATCGTGGGCGACTTCATCAAGTGGGCCAAGAACAACGGCTGTCCGGTGGGTCCGGGCCGGGGCTCGGGCGCGGGCTCGCTGGTGGCCTATGCGCTGAAGATCACCGACCTCGATCCGCTCGAATACAAGCTGCTGTTCGAACGTTTCCTGAACCCCGAGCGCGTCTCGATGCCCGACTTCGACATCGACTTCTGCCAGGGCAACCGCGACCGCGTGATCGACTACGTGAAGGACAAGTACGGCCGCGACGCGGTGAGCCAGATCGCGACCTTCGGAACGATGGCCGCGCGCGCCGCCATTCGCGACGTGGGCCGCGTGCTGGACATGAGCTACATGTTCTGCGACGGCATCAGCAAGCTGATTCCGAACAAGCCGGGCCAGCCCGTCACGATCCAGTATCCGCCGGACCCGAAGGTGGAAGGCGACAAGAACAACTACGCCATCGAGATGGAGCCGCAGCTCGCGGCCCGCATCGAGAAGGAAGAAGAAGTGCGCATGCTGGTCGAGCTGGCGCAAAAGCTCGAAGGCATGACCCGCAACATCGGCATGCACGCGGGCGGCGTGCTGATTGCGCCCGGCAAGCTCACCGACTTTTGCCCGCTGTACCAGCAGCCTGGCAGCGACTCGGCCGTGAGCCAGTACGACAAGGACGACGTGGAGGCCATCGGCCTCGTGAAGTTCGACTTTCTGGGCCTCGCCACGCTCACCATCCTCGAGATTGCGAAAGAGTTCATCGTCAAGCGCCACAAGGGCCAGGAGAACTTCGCGTACGAGAACATCAAGCTGGACGACCGCGAAACCTACAAGCTGTTTTCCGAGGGCAAGACGGAAGCGGTGTTCCAGTTTGAAAGCCGCGGCATGCAGGGCATGCTGAAGGACGCGCGGCCGACGCGGTTGGAGGACCTGATCGCGCTCAACGCACTCTACCGCCCGGGCCCGATGGACCTGATTCCGAGCTTCGTGGCACGCAAGCACGGCCGCGAAGAGGTGGAGTATCCGCACCCGGCCGTGGCCGAGATGCTGTCCGAAACCTACGGGATCATGGTCTACCAGGAACAGGTGATGCAGACCGCGCAGATCCTGGGCGGCTACTCGCTCGGCGGCGCCGACCTGCTGCGCCGCGCGATGGGCAAGAAGAAGCTCGAGGAGATGGCCGAGCACCGCGAGAAATTCCGCGCGGGCGCGCTCTCGACGCACGGCATTCCGCAAGACAAGGCCGACGAGATCTTCGACTTGATGGAGAAGTTCGCGGGCTACGGCTTCAACAAGTCGCATGCCGCCGCGTACTCGCTGCTCGCGTACCACACCGGTTGGCTCAAGGTCCACTACACGGCCGAGTTCTTCTGCGCCAACATGACCGTGGAAATGGACGACACCGACAAGCTCAAGGTGTTGTTCGAGGACGCGCAGAAGAACTTCGGCATCACCTTCGAGCCGCCGGACGTGAACCGCGGCAACTACCGCTTCGAGCCCGTCACCGACAAGGTGATTCGCTATGGCCTGGGCGCCGTCAAGGGCACGGGCCAGCTGGCGGTCGAGGCTATCGTGCGGGCACGCGAAGAAGGCGGGCCGTTCAAGAGCCTGTTCGATTTTTGCGTGCGCATCGATCGCCAGCGCATCAACAAGCGAACGGTCGAAGCGCTCATCAAGGCCGGCGCCTTCGACGCGATCCAGCAGAACCGCGCGTCGCTGATCGCTTCGGTCGACCGCGCCTTCGAGTTCGCGTCGGCCACGGAAGCCAATGCGGCCCAGGTCGACATCTTCGGCGACAGCGAGCACGGCTCGGCCACGCAGGAGCCCGAACTGGTCGACGCCACCCCCTGGGGCGTGAAGGAGCGACTCACCTACGAGAAAACGGCCGTGGGCTTCTATCTCTCGGGCCACCTGTTCGACGAGGTCTCGCACGAGGTGAGGCGATTCTGCAAGCGCGAGATCGGCGACCTGATGGACACGCGCGAGCAGCAGGTGATCGCGGGCATTGTGAGCGACTTCCGCGTGATCAACGGCCAGCGCGGGCGCCTGGCGATCTTCAAGCTGGACGACAAGTCGGACTCGATCGACGCTACCGCCGACGAGGCGCTGATCAACGCGAACCGCAACACCTTGAAAGACGACGAACTGGTGATCGTGAGCGGCCGCCTGCAGCCGGGGCGCGGCGGGTTCGAGGCGCGCTTTCAGGTGCAGCAGGTGTGGGACCTGGCCACGGCGCGCTGCCGCTTCGGCAAGTTCCTGCGGGTGGCGGTCAATGGCAAGGCGCCCGACATCGCACGCCTGGTGAAAGACTTTCCGCCGCGCACCGAGCAAAGCGAACACGGCGACCTGGTGCAGGGCCTGCCGGTGCGTCTCTCGATGGCGCGCGGGGGCGCGCAGGTCGAGCTGCAGCTCGGGGAGCGCGCCAAGTTCTTCCCGACCGACGCCGCGCTTGCGAGCTGGACGGCGCAGGCGGAAGCCGGAAAAGCCTCGGTAGTCTACGAATGAGCGGCGAGGGGCGGCCGGGCGCGCGCAGCGCCCGGCCGGCCCTGCTAGCGCTTGGGCCGCAGCGAGACGATCAGCGACGGGAAGATGCGCCCGTCGGTGTCGCGCGGCAGCTTGTCGGTCTTGTGCAGGCCGCGTTCGGCGGCTTCGTCCCAGCTTGGCAATCCACTCGACTTGGTGAGCTTGACGCCGACGATGGTGCCATCCGGCGCCAGATTCACTTCGAACTCGGCCGCCGGGTTGCCGTTGACGGTCTCGGCATCGGGGAAGGTGATGTTCGGGCGCACCGCGGCCGCGATGCGTCCCGCATAGCCGCTCGACGGTCCTGACGAGCGCATGGCCGTGCCCTTGGAGTCGTCGCTGCCGCTGGCGCCCGCCAGGCCCTGCATGCGCTTGAGCGTTGCGGCGCGGTCGGCCGCCGCCTGCTTGGCTGCGGCTTCCTGCTGTTTCTTCGCTTCGGCCTGCTTGGCTTCGGCCTCCTGCTGCTGCTTCTTCTGCTGCTCGGCGAGCTTTTGCTGCTGTGCCTTCTTGCGTTCGGCCTCGTCTTCGGCGCGCTGCTTGGCTTCGATTTCTTTCTTGCGCTGCTGTTGCTGGCGCTCGAGCTCGCGCTCCTTCTGCTCTTTTTCTTCCTTGAGCTTTTTCTCGCGCTCGAGCGCGATGTCCGGGGCGCGCGGCGCCGGTGCGGGCTCGGGGGCTTTCACCTGAGGCGGTGGCGGGGGTGGTGGCGCAGGCGGCGGAGGCGCGGGAGCCGGCGTGGGTGCCTGTGGCGCGGACAGGCGCGGGGCGGCCTGCTGCACCGTGGACGACCACAGCTCCGCATCGACGGCGCCGTCGTCGGCCTCGCTGCGCCAGCGCACTCCCCATGTCAGCGCCGCGATCAAGAGCGCATGCGCGACCAGCGCGAGCAGCACCGCGCGCGGCGTGCCGCGCTGCGGCGGTGGTGCGAACTCGGGGCGATCCAGGGCGAGCGACATGCCTTATTTGCCGCCCGTGGTGGTGACGGACAAGCCCACGCGCTCGATGCCGCTGCGCTTGAGCTGGTTCATCGCCTTCACGACGGTTTCGTACTTGACGGACTTGTCGGCGCTGATGACCACGGGGCGCTGGTCGTCGCCGCCCTGGGCGGTCTTGGCCGCGGAGCCGATCTGGGTCATGGGAATCGACGCGCCGCCGCTGCCGGCGGAGGGGTCCTTCTTGATCTGCACCTCATCGTCGCTCTTGATGACGATCTCGATCGGCTTGTCGGGCTGCTTGTTGGCACGGTCGACCGAAGGCAAGTTGATCACGCTCGGCGTGATGAGCGGCGCGGTGACCATGAAGATGATCAGGAGCACCAGCATCACGTCGATGAACGGGACCATGTTGATCTCGTTGATCGTGCGGCGGCCTCGGCCCCGGGATGAAACGGCGGGCATGCGCTGGACCTCCGCTCAGCGGTTGGCCGGAGCCGCCGAAGTTGCCGACGCCACCGCGGCCGGGTTGGCCGAGAGGTTGCGCTGCAGGATGTTGGAGAACTCCTCGATGTAGGTCTCCAGTGCGATCGCGATCTTGTCGATCTCGCGCGCGAAGCGGTTGTAGCCCACCACGGCCGGAATGGCCGCGAACAGCCCGATGGCGGTGGCCACCAGCGCTTCGGCAATGCCGGGCGCCACGGTGGCCAGCGTCACTTGCGCCAGCGCCGCCAGGCCGGTGAAGGCATGCATGATCCCCCAGACCGTGCCGAAAAGGCCGACGTACGGCGACACCGAACCGACGGTGGCCAGGAACGACAGGTTCTGCTCGGCCGCGTCGAGTTCGCGCTGGAAGCTCGCGCGCATGGCGCGGCGGGCGCCGTCGAGCAGCGTGGCGGCGTCGCTCACGTGGCGCTCGCGCAGCTTCTGGTACTCGCGCATGCCCGAAGCGAAGATGCGCTCCATGGGGCCGGCGAACTTGGCGTTCTGCGCGGCCGAGGCAAACAGTTCGTTCAGGCTGGTGCCCGACCAGAACTCGCGCTCGAAATCGTCGTTGAGGGCGCGCATGCGGCGCAGGGCGAAGTACTTGCGGATGATCGCGGCCCAGCTGGCGATCGAGACGATCACGAGCAGCAGCACGACCAGTTGCACCACGAAGCTCGCATGGAGCAGGAGATTGATGATGGAGAGGTCTTGGTTCATGGCTTGAAAGGTTGAGTCATGGAGCCGCCGCAGCGCTCGAGGGTTCCCGAAACTTGGGCCGGTATGCGCGCGGGGCGCAATGTGGAGGCATCCACCCAGCCGATGCGGATCGTGCCTTCGCACAACAGCACGGGTGCGGCGGCCCCGGTACGCTCTTGCTCTGTTTTTGATAGCACGCGTTGACCGATTATCAACGACGCGGTGCCCAGTTGCTGGAGATCGGCTGTAACCAGCAGTTCGTCGTCCAGGCGGGAAGGGCGATGGTATTTGAGCTGTGTTTCGCTCACCACGAACTGGCCGCCGGTTTCCTCGCGCAGTTTGCGCTGCTCCACGCCCAGCGAACGCAGCCATTCGGTGCGGCCGCGTTCCATGAACTTGAGGTAGTTGGCGTAGAACACGATGCCGCCGGCGTCGGTGTCTTCCCAGTAGACGCGGATCGGAAACGCGTAGCTCATCGGGCGGGGTTCGCGATCATGGCCCGCAGGCGTTCGACGGATTCCTGCAGGTGCGCCATCGAACTGGCGGTGGAGAAGCGCACGAACCTGGCCGTCTCGGCGGTGCCGAAATCGCGGCCGGGCGTCACGGCGACGTGGGCGCGCTTCATGGTTTCGAAGGCGAAATCCCAACTGCCCGAAATGCCCAGCTTCTCCGCGACGCTGGTGCAGTCGGCCCAGGCATAGAAGGCGCCATCGGGCACCACAGGCACGTTGAGGCCCAACGCATTGAGCTGCGGAATGAACCAGTCGCGGCGCGCCTTGAACTCCGCGCGGCGGCGTTCGTATTCGGCAATGCTCTCGGCCTCGAAGCAGGCCAGCGCCGCGTATTGCGACACGGTGCTTGCGCAGATGAAAAGGTTCTGCGCGAGCCGTTCGACCACCGGCACCAGCGCTTCGGGCACCACCAGCCAGCCCAGGCGCCAGCCGGTCATGTTGAAGTACTTGCTGAAGCTGTTGATGCTGATGACGTTGTCGTCGATAGCCAGCGCCGTTTGCCCGAACGCGTCGTCGTACGAGAGGCCGAGATAGATCTCGTCGATCAAGGTGATGCCGCCGCGCTGCGACACCACCTCGTGGATGCGGCGCAGTTCGTCGGGCGCGATCGAGGTGCCCGTGGGGTTGGAGGGCGAGGCGAGCAGCACGCCGTGCGTCTTGTCGGTCCATGCGGCTTCGACCTTGGCAGCGGTGAGCTGGAAGCGCTCTTCGGCAGTGGTCGGTATCAGCACGGCCTTGCCGTCCGCGGCGCTCACGAAGTGGCGGTTGCACGGGTAGCTGGGATCGGGCAGCAGGATCTCGTCGCCGGATTCGATCAGTGCGAGGCAAGCCAGCTGCAATGCGGCCGAGGCTCCGGCGGTCACCACGATGCGGCGCGCCGGCACGTCGACGCCGAAGCGCTGCGCGTACCAGCCGCTGATGCGCTCGCGCAGCAGGTCGAGGCCGGTGGCCTGGGTGTACTGCGTGGCACCCGCGCGCACGGCGCGCGCGGCGGCTTCCTGCACCAGCGGCGGCGCGGTGAAGTCGGGCTCGCCGATGTTCAGGAAGATCATCGGCCGGTCGGTGTGGGCCACCTCGCGCGCGAGCACGCCGGCGGCCTTGGCGACCTCCATCACATAGAAGGGTTCGATGCGCTGTGCGCGCGCCGAGATTCTCATTGCACCCCCAAGCTACGGCGCTGCGCGCCTTCGCCATCCCCCTCGCAAGCGAGGGGGCGAGCGCCTTCGGGCGGCCGGGCGGCGCTCCTCACGTCCTGGCCTTGCCCGAGGCCCGGTCGGCCTCGACCTCGGCGGCGCGCAGCTGCGGTGCCAGGCCGTTGAGCACGGCGTTCACGTACTTGTGGCCGTCGGTGCCGCCGAATTCCTTGGCAAGCTCGATGCACTCGTTGAGCACCACGCGCCACGGCACGTCCAGGCAATGCTGGAACTCGTACACGCCGATCCACATCACGGCATGCTCGATGGGCGAGATCTCTTCCAACTTGCGGTCGAGCAGCGGCCGGATCAGCGCGTCGAGCTGCTCGGCGCCTTCGATGGAGCCGTGCAGCAGTGCGTCGTAGTGCGCGGCATCGGCCTTGTGGAAGCCCGCGAGGTCGCGCGTGAAGTGATCGATCTCGGTCGGGTCGTTGCGGCCCACCAGGTGCTGGTAGAGCGCCTGCAGCGCAAATTCGCGCGCGCGGCTGCGGTTCGACTTGGCCGAAGCCTTGCGCGCGCCGGTGCTGGTGAGTCCGGTGCGCGCCTGGCGCGGCTTGGCGCCGGCTGTCTTGTTGTTGTCTTCGGTCATGTCAGGGAGGCCAGCAACTGCGCCATCTCGACAGCCACTTGGGCCGCATCGCGGCCCTTGTCGGTCTGTCGGGCGACGGCTTGCTCGAGGTTTTCGGTCGTGAGGATCGCGTTGGCGATGGGAAGGCGGTGGTCGAGCGCAACGCGGCTCACGCTTGCGCCCGATTCGTTGGCCACCAGTTCGAAGTGGTAGGTTTCGCCGCGGATGATGCAGCCCAGCGCCACCAGCGCGTGGTAGCCGCCGCGCACGGCCATCGCCTGCAGGGCGACGGGCACTTCGAGCGCGCCGGGAACCCGCACGTGATGGATGTCGTCCGCGGCCACGCCCAGCTTCTCGAGCTCGGCGAGGCATGCCGCGGCCAGCGCATCGGTGATGTCGGCATTGAAGCGCGCCTGCACGATGCCGATGCGCAGCCCTTTTCCGTCGAGCGGCTTTGCATCCGCACCCTTGTTTGCACCTTGCATGTCGTGTCAGTCTTTCGTGAGGTAGCCGGCAATTTCGAGGCCGTAGCCTGCGGCCATGCTCGGCATGCGGCGGGGCGTGCCGAGCAGGTTCATCTTGTGCACGCCGCATTCGCGCAGAATTTGCGCGCCGATGCCGTAGCTGCGCAGGTCCATGCGGCCGCGCTCGGGGGCTTGCGCGGGCCGTGCGGTGCCGTCGAATTGCGCGAGCAGTTCGCCGGCCGTTTCGCCGCAATTGAGCAGCACGGCCACGCCCTTGCCTTCGTTCGCGATGTGCGCCAGGCTGGCATCGAGGCTCCACGAGTGCAGCGATCGGTTGATTTCGAGCGCGTCGAGCACCGACAGCGGCTCGTGCACGCGCACCGACACCGTGTCTTCGGGCGCCCACTTGCCGCGCACCAGCGCAAGGTGCACGCCGCGGCTGGGCTTGTCGGTGAAGGCGTGGGCGGTGAAGATGCCCCACGCGGTCTGGATGTCGCGGCAGCCGACCTTCTCGACCAGCGATTCGGTGCGGCTGCGGTGCTCGATGAGCGCGGCAATGGTGCCGATCTTGAGCCCGTGCTCGGCCGCAAAGATCTGCAGGTCGGGCAGGCGCGCCATGGTGCCGTCTTCGTTCATCACCTCGCAGATCACCGAGGCGGGCGAGCAGCCGGCCATGGCCGCGAGGTCGCAACCGGCTTCGGTATGGCCGGCGCGCATCAGCACGCCGCCGTCCACCGCCTGCAGCGGAAAGATGTGGCCCGGCTGCACCAGGTCGGCGGCCACGGCGTTGCGTGCCACGGCCGCCTGCACGGTGCGCGCGCGGTCGGCGGCGGAGATGCCGGTGGTCACGCCCTCGGCTGCTTCGATCGAAACGGTGAAGGCGGTCGAGTGCTTGGCGCCGTTGCGGGACACCATGGGCGGCAGTTGCAGCCGCTCGCACATCTCGCGCGAGAGCGTGAGGCAGATCAGCCCGCGCGCGTGGCGTGCCATGAAGTTGATGGCTTCGGGCGTGATGTGGTCGGCCGCAATGACGATGTCGCCTTCGTTCTCGCGGTCTTCCTCATCCACCAGAATCACCATGCGGCCGGCGGCGAGCTCGGCGACGATCTCCTCGACCGGGGAAATCGGCGCGGGTGCCCGCGAGGTGCGGGGCGCGCCGATGGGTGTGACGGAAGCGTTCATTCGGCAGTGTCCTTGGAGTACGTGGATCGCGTGGAGGCCATGGATGCGGGCGCAAGAACGCCGGCCTGAAGCATGCGCTCCACGTAGCGCGCCACGGTATCGATTTCGAGATTGACCTTGGAGCCAGCCTTCAGCCCGCCCAGCGAGGTGTTCTCGACGGTGTGCGGAATCAGGTTGATGCTGATCTCGCTTCCTTCATCGCTGTCGGCCACGCTGTTGACGGTCAGGCTCACGCCGTTGATCGTGATGGAGCCCTTGTAGGCGAGAAAGCGCGCCAGCGCGGGCGGTGCGAGCACGCGCAGCTCCCAGCTTTCGCCGATGGGCGCAAAGTGGCTCACCGTGCCGATGCCGTCCACATGGCCGGACACGATGTGGCCGCCCAGGCGGTCGCTGGCGCGCAGCGCCTTCTCGAGGTTGATGCGGGCGCCTTCTTCGGTGAGGCCCGCGGTCTTGTCGAGGGATTCGGCCGAAATGTCGATGGTGAACTGCTGCTGCGCCGGATCGAGGGTGGTGACGGTCATGCAGGCACCGTTGAGCGCAATGCTGTCGCCGAGCCCGACATCGTCGAGATACCCGTCGGGCACCGAAATGCCGAGTCTTTTGCCGTAGGAGGAGGAGGGGCCGAGGTCGTGGATGGCGGCGATGCGCCCCACGCCGGTAATGATTCCGGTGAACATTTGCACATTTTCGCAGATGCTGTGAGTCCCCCGGCTTTTCATGGCGCTTTGCGCCATGCAATTTGCCCGCCCCAGCGGGGGAAGGGCCTAGAAGCTGTCCCGTCCGCTCACCCGGGAGACGATCCGGAGATCCGGTCCCAGCATCTCCACCGACTTGAATTCGAGCGGCAGCGCGCCCGCCAAGGTGGTGAGTGGGCCCTCGGCATGCAGATGGCTTGCCATGTCGAGGCCGCTGCCGATCAGCTTGGGCGCCAGGTACACCAGCAGTTCGTCGACGCAGCCTTCGCGGATCAGCGAGCCGTTGAGCTTGTGGCCGGCTTCGACGTGGAGCTCGTTGACGCCGCGCTGCGCCAGGTCTTGCAGCATGGCGCCCAGGTCGACCTTTCCGCTTGCGTTGGGCAGGCAGGTGATCGTGGCGCCGCGTGCCTCCAGCGCCTTGGCGCGGGCTTCGTCGCGCGTTGCGGCATAGATCCACACCGGCCGGCCTGCTATGAAAACATGAGCATCGGGCGGCGTCTGCAAGTGGCTGTCGACCACCACCAGATGCGGCTGGCGCGGCGTATCGACCAGGCGCACGTCGAGACGAGGGTTGTCTTCGAGCACGGTGCCCACGCCCG
Protein-coding regions in this window:
- the ribH gene encoding 6,7-dimethyl-8-ribityllumazine synthase — protein: MQGANKGADAKPLDGKGLRIGIVQARFNADITDALAAACLAELEKLGVAADDIHHVRVPGALEVPVALQAMAVRGGYHALVALGCIIRGETYHFELVANESGASVSRVALDHRLPIANAILTTENLEQAVARQTDKGRDAAQVAVEMAQLLASLT
- a CDS encoding sulfurtransferase, with the translated sequence MQEILNIAAYKFVAIDDSPVLREDLRERALAQGLMGTILLAPEGINLFLAGLPDAIRSFMASLRADARFADLETKESWSAAQPFRRMLVKLKREIIRMDHPAIQPAAGRAPGVDAPTLKRWLDQGHDDEGREIALLDTRNAFEVDEGSFEGAIDWRIDKFTEFPPALREHRAEFAGKTVVSFCTGGIRCEKAAILMREEGVENVLQLEGGILKYFELVGGAHYKGDCFVFDGREALAPDLRARSNKASARASEDPDLARKN
- the tolQ gene encoding protein TolQ, with translation MNQDLSIINLLLHASFVVQLVVLLLVIVSIASWAAIIRKYFALRRMRALNDDFEREFWSGTSLNELFASAAQNAKFAGPMERIFASGMREYQKLRERHVSDAATLLDGARRAMRASFQRELDAAEQNLSFLATVGSVSPYVGLFGTVWGIMHAFTGLAALAQVTLATVAPGIAEALVATAIGLFAAIPAVVGYNRFAREIDKIAIALETYIEEFSNILQRNLSANPAAVASATSAAPANR
- a CDS encoding ExbD/TolR family protein encodes the protein MPAVSSRGRGRRTINEINMVPFIDVMLVLLIIFMVTAPLITPSVINLPSVDRANKQPDKPIEIVIKSDDEVQIKKDPSAGSGGASIPMTQIGSAAKTAQGGDDQRPVVISADKSVKYETVVKAMNQLKRSGIERVGLSVTTTGGK
- the tolA gene encoding cell envelope integrity protein TolA, with the translated sequence MSLALDRPEFAPPPQRGTPRAVLLALVAHALLIAALTWGVRWRSEADDGAVDAELWSSTVQQAAPRLSAPQAPTPAPAPPPPAPPPPPPPQVKAPEPAPAPRAPDIALEREKKLKEEKEQKERELERQQQQRKKEIEAKQRAEDEAERKKAQQQKLAEQQKKQQQEAEAKQAEAKKQQEAAAKQAAADRAATLKRMQGLAGASGSDDSKGTAMRSSGPSSGYAGRIAAAVRPNITFPDAETVNGNPAAEFEVNLAPDGTIVGVKLTKSSGLPSWDEAAERGLHKTDKLPRDTDGRIFPSLIVSLRPKR
- a CDS encoding pyridoxal phosphate-dependent aminotransferase; its protein translation is MRISARAQRIEPFYVMEVAKAAGVLAREVAHTDRPMIFLNIGEPDFTAPPLVQEAAARAVRAGATQYTQATGLDLLRERISGWYAQRFGVDVPARRIVVTAGASAALQLACLALIESGDEILLPDPSYPCNRHFVSAADGKAVLIPTTAEERFQLTAAKVEAAWTDKTHGVLLASPSNPTGTSIAPDELRRIHEVVSQRGGITLIDEIYLGLSYDDAFGQTALAIDDNVISINSFSKYFNMTGWRLGWLVVPEALVPVVERLAQNLFICASTVSQYAALACFEAESIAEYERRRAEFKARRDWFIPQLNALGLNVPVVPDGAFYAWADCTSVAEKLGISGSWDFAFETMKRAHVAVTPGRDFGTAETARFVRFSTASSMAHLQESVERLRAMIANPAR
- a CDS encoding riboflavin synthase, with the protein product MFTGIITGVGRIAAIHDLGPSSSYGKRLGISVPDGYLDDVGLGDSIALNGACMTVTTLDPAQQQFTIDISAESLDKTAGLTEEGARINLEKALRASDRLGGHIVSGHVDGIGTVSHFAPIGESWELRVLAPPALARFLAYKGSITINGVSLTVNSVADSDEGSEISINLIPHTVENTSLGGLKAGSKVNLEIDTVARYVERMLQAGVLAPASMASTRSTYSKDTAE
- the nusB gene encoding transcription antitermination factor NusB, with the translated sequence MTEDNNKTAGAKPRQARTGLTSTGARKASAKSNRSRAREFALQALYQHLVGRNDPTEIDHFTRDLAGFHKADAAHYDALLHGSIEGAEQLDALIRPLLDRKLEEISPIEHAVMWIGVYEFQHCLDVPWRVVLNECIELAKEFGGTDGHKYVNAVLNGLAPQLRAAEVEADRASGKART
- the ybgC gene encoding tol-pal system-associated acyl-CoA thioesterase; protein product: MSYAFPIRVYWEDTDAGGIVFYANYLKFMERGRTEWLRSLGVEQRKLREETGGQFVVSETQLKYHRPSRLDDELLVTADLQQLGTASLIIGQRVLSKTEQERTGAAAPVLLCEGTIRIGWVDASTLRPARIPAQVSGTLERCGGSMTQPFKP
- the ribBA gene encoding bifunctional 3,4-dihydroxy-2-butanone-4-phosphate synthase/GTP cyclohydrolase II, encoding MNASVTPIGAPRTSRAPAPISPVEEIVAELAAGRMVILVDEEDRENEGDIVIAADHITPEAINFMARHARGLICLTLSREMCERLQLPPMVSRNGAKHSTAFTVSIEAAEGVTTGISAADRARTVQAAVARNAVAADLVQPGHIFPLQAVDGGVLMRAGHTEAGCDLAAMAGCSPASVICEVMNEDGTMARLPDLQIFAAEHGLKIGTIAALIEHRSRTESLVEKVGCRDIQTAWGIFTAHAFTDKPSRGVHLALVRGKWAPEDTVSVRVHEPLSVLDALEINRSLHSWSLDASLAHIANEGKGVAVLLNCGETAGELLAQFDGTARPAQAPERGRMDLRSYGIGAQILRECGVHKMNLLGTPRRMPSMAAGYGLEIAGYLTKD
- a CDS encoding pirin family protein translates to MDSLLSLHPADKDLGGGFKVRRLLPAANRRSVGPFVFFDHFGPATEQPGTEHDVRPHPHIGLSTVTYLFEGAMMHRDSLGSVQEILPGAINWMTAGRGIVHSERKPERLKADTYVNHGLQLWAALPQVHEETEPSFEHTPAGAIPELVEQGVAVRVLVGEAFGKRSPVKTLSKTIYLDIALPAGGRFELPALAPELAVYAVDADASVNGEPVPVHTMAVLPDGQGAVLTSGTTAVRLMVIGGEPLDGPRYITWNFVSSRRERILEAGSDWAAQRMGHVPGETEFIPLPGKPFGVREPDVGTTPV